A region from the Pelobates fuscus isolate aPelFus1 chromosome 3, aPelFus1.pri, whole genome shotgun sequence genome encodes:
- the WASL gene encoding actin nucleation-promoting factor WASL isoform X1 — MSNNNRTAKRAAHCGSLLLTATENDTLFGCLGKKCVTINSAVVQLYISDRNSVWVKKCCGVVCLVKDNPQRSYFIRVYDIKESRQLYEQELYYNFVYNSPRSYFHTFAGDTCQVGLNFANEEEARRFRKEITDLLSRRPKKPDKKREPPNGPNLLPMATVDIKNPEITNRHNAQVNNIPYSKEKKKGKNKKKKLTKADIGTPSNFQHIGHVGWDPNTGFDVNNLDPELKKLFDLCGISEAQLKDKETSKVIYDFIEKTGGVEAVKNELRRQGPPRWSAPPPPPPSRGGPPAPPPHSSGQAPPLPPSRGRGVPPPPPPSRAPTTAPPPPPPFRPGSSAPPPPPPNRMYPQPLPGHSSSAPSSPPPPPPPPVSHFGTAAPPPPPPPPPPGPPPLPGSTADPDHQPPSSGGGKSALLDQIREGAQLRRVDGNKESRPVSSSGRDALLDQIRQGIQLKSVPDEADTVATPATPTTGIVGALMEVMQKRSKAIHSSDSDEDEDDDEDFEDDDEWED, encoded by the exons aCAATTAATTCTGCTGTTGTTCAACTTTATATCTCAGATCGCAACTCTGTATGGGTAAAAAAATGCTGTGGAGTAGTATGCCTAGTGAAAGACAATCCACAGAGATCCTATTTCATTAGGGTATATGATATCAAG GAGAGCAGACAACTCTATGAACAGGAGCTGTACtataattttgtatataataGCCCAAGATCATATTTTCACACTTTTGCTGGAGAT ACATGTCAAGTTGGTCTCAATTTTGCTAATGAAGAAGAAGCAAGGAGATTCAGGAAGGAAATTACTGACTTACTTTCAAGAAGGCCGAAGAAACCTG ataaaaAGAGAGAACCTCCAAATG gcccGAATTTACTACCTATGGCAACAGTTGACATTAAAAACCCAGAAATCACAAACAGACACAATGCACAAGTGAATAACATTCCTTATagcaaagagaagaaaaaaggaaaaaacaagaagaaaaagcTTACCAAAGCAGACATTGGAACTCCAAGTAACTTCCA acATATTGGACATGTGGGATGGGATCCAAACACAGGTTTTGAT GTCAATAATTTGGACCCAGAACTGAAAAAATTGTTTGACTTGTGTGGAATCTCAGAGGCTCAGCTTAAAGATAAGGAAACCTCAAAGGTTATTTATGACTTCATTGAAAAAACTGGAGGAGTTGAGGCTGTGAAAAATGAGTTGCGCAGGCAGG GTCCCCCACGTTGGAGTG caccgccaccaccaccaccgtcaAGGGGAGGTCCTCCTGCACCACCTCCACACAGCTCAGGACAAGCACCACCTCTTCCACCTTCAAGAGGCAGGGGAGTACCACCACCACCGCCTCCATCCCGAGCTCCCACGACTGCACCTCCACCTCCTCCACCTTTCAGACCAGGAtcctcagccccaccaccaccacctcctaACCGAATGTATCCTCAACCATTGCCAGGTCATTCTTCATCAGCACCTTCAAGTCCACCtccaccaccacctccaccagtgTCACATTTTGGTACAGCTGCACCACCTCCTCCCCCGCCTCCACCCCCTCCTGGACCACCACCTCTGCCTGGCAGCACAGCAGATCCAGATCATCAGCCTCCATCTTCTGGAGGAGGGAAATCTGCTCTTCTTGACCAAATTAGAGAAGGCGCCCAGCTAAGGAGAGTAGATGGCAACAAAGAAAGTCGACCCGTGTCGTCCTCTGGACGAGATGCACTGTTAGACCAAATACGTCAGGGCATACAGTTAAAGTCT GTACCTGATGAGGCAGATACTGTGGCAACTCCAGCTACACCTACCACGGGAATTGTAGGAGCGCTGATGGAAGTAATGCAGAAAAGGAGTAAAGCCATTCATTCTTCAG attctGATGAAGATGAAGACGATGATGAAGATTTTGAGGATGACGATGAATGGGAAGATTGA
- the WASL gene encoding actin nucleation-promoting factor WASL isoform X2, producing the protein MSNNNRTAKRAAHCGSLLLTATENDTLFGCLGKKCVTINSAVVQLYISDRNSVWVKKCCGVVCLVKDNPQRSYFIRVYDIKESRQLYEQELYYNFVYNSPRSYFHTFAGDTCQVGLNFANEEEARRFRKEITDLLSRRPKKPDKKREPPNGPNLLPMATVDIKNPEITNRHNAQVNNIPYSKEKKKGKNKKKKLTKADIGTPSNFQHIGHVGWDPNTGFDVNNLDPELKKLFDLCGISEAQLKDKETSKVIYDFIEKTGGVEAVKNELRRQAPPPPPPSRGGPPAPPPHSSGQAPPLPPSRGRGVPPPPPPSRAPTTAPPPPPPFRPGSSAPPPPPPNRMYPQPLPGHSSSAPSSPPPPPPPPVSHFGTAAPPPPPPPPPPGPPPLPGSTADPDHQPPSSGGGKSALLDQIREGAQLRRVDGNKESRPVSSSGRDALLDQIRQGIQLKSVPDEADTVATPATPTTGIVGALMEVMQKRSKAIHSSDSDEDEDDDEDFEDDDEWED; encoded by the exons aCAATTAATTCTGCTGTTGTTCAACTTTATATCTCAGATCGCAACTCTGTATGGGTAAAAAAATGCTGTGGAGTAGTATGCCTAGTGAAAGACAATCCACAGAGATCCTATTTCATTAGGGTATATGATATCAAG GAGAGCAGACAACTCTATGAACAGGAGCTGTACtataattttgtatataataGCCCAAGATCATATTTTCACACTTTTGCTGGAGAT ACATGTCAAGTTGGTCTCAATTTTGCTAATGAAGAAGAAGCAAGGAGATTCAGGAAGGAAATTACTGACTTACTTTCAAGAAGGCCGAAGAAACCTG ataaaaAGAGAGAACCTCCAAATG gcccGAATTTACTACCTATGGCAACAGTTGACATTAAAAACCCAGAAATCACAAACAGACACAATGCACAAGTGAATAACATTCCTTATagcaaagagaagaaaaaaggaaaaaacaagaagaaaaagcTTACCAAAGCAGACATTGGAACTCCAAGTAACTTCCA acATATTGGACATGTGGGATGGGATCCAAACACAGGTTTTGAT GTCAATAATTTGGACCCAGAACTGAAAAAATTGTTTGACTTGTGTGGAATCTCAGAGGCTCAGCTTAAAGATAAGGAAACCTCAAAGGTTATTTATGACTTCATTGAAAAAACTGGAGGAGTTGAGGCTGTGAAAAATGAGTTGCGCAGGCAGG caccgccaccaccaccaccgtcaAGGGGAGGTCCTCCTGCACCACCTCCACACAGCTCAGGACAAGCACCACCTCTTCCACCTTCAAGAGGCAGGGGAGTACCACCACCACCGCCTCCATCCCGAGCTCCCACGACTGCACCTCCACCTCCTCCACCTTTCAGACCAGGAtcctcagccccaccaccaccacctcctaACCGAATGTATCCTCAACCATTGCCAGGTCATTCTTCATCAGCACCTTCAAGTCCACCtccaccaccacctccaccagtgTCACATTTTGGTACAGCTGCACCACCTCCTCCCCCGCCTCCACCCCCTCCTGGACCACCACCTCTGCCTGGCAGCACAGCAGATCCAGATCATCAGCCTCCATCTTCTGGAGGAGGGAAATCTGCTCTTCTTGACCAAATTAGAGAAGGCGCCCAGCTAAGGAGAGTAGATGGCAACAAAGAAAGTCGACCCGTGTCGTCCTCTGGACGAGATGCACTGTTAGACCAAATACGTCAGGGCATACAGTTAAAGTCT GTACCTGATGAGGCAGATACTGTGGCAACTCCAGCTACACCTACCACGGGAATTGTAGGAGCGCTGATGGAAGTAATGCAGAAAAGGAGTAAAGCCATTCATTCTTCAG attctGATGAAGATGAAGACGATGATGAAGATTTTGAGGATGACGATGAATGGGAAGATTGA